From Malaya genurostris strain Urasoe2022 chromosome 2, Malgen_1.1, whole genome shotgun sequence:
tcgatcgatcaGAATCGATTGTATCAATTACGAAAGTGTAGCTTTAGTGAAGCTGCCACATCGAAAAGGCACAGTCGGTTTTTTTACGGTGTTTTGTgaagtttcaaaagttttcCGCCATGAGTAGGTTGAAATTGGTATTGTGTTTGATTGTTGTGATCCTCCGAATCGCACGGTGGTCCAAAGCAACGGCGGTGGAGTGTGGTGTACCGCAGATCGGTGGTAATGAGCTAATCGTACACGGACAGGAAACAGCTCCTGGCGACTGGCCGTGGCACGTTGCCCTCTATCATCGCAAGGCACGATCGATCGATTACGCTTGCGGTGGAACGATTATCAGTGAACAGTTTGTCCTGACGGCGGCACATTGCGTCATGAACAAGGCAAACGGTTTCCAGCTCTCACCGAACCGTGTGTTTGTTCGAATGGGAATTCACGACTTGGAACAGTTCGATCCGAAGTCGGCCCAACACCATGAAGTGGGGAAAATCCATAAGTTCGCCAACTACAGCCGACTGATCGATGACATAGCGCTACTGGAGCTGAGTACGATCATTCGGTTCAATGAATACGTTCAACCGGCTTGTGTCAATCTGGAACCGAATATCACGGGAGTGTACGGAACGGTTGTGGGTTGGGGACTAACGGAAGACGACGAAACGGCTCCCGTGTTGAAACGGGCCGAGATGCCAGTTATTGATCCTTTGACGTGTTTGAAGAGTGATCGCGTACTGTTCGGGCAAACTCTGCACGAAGGACTGTTCTGTGCGGGTTACACCAATGGGACGAGTGTTTGCAACGGGGACAGTGGAGGAGGATTGTTCATTCGAAGGGCCAACACCTGGTTCGTGAGTGGTATTGTATCCTTCTCACAGATACGAGCCGGTGGCACGAATTACTGCTACACGAAGGGCTACGGAGCATTCACTCGGGTCGAGAGATATCTTGCCTGGATACGGGAAATCACGGGAATGGCCCTGGTTCGTGAGTATATGCAAACTAGAACAGACTGTTCGAACTTTCCATTACTATGAGATTGTTACAGCTGAAAGTGAGGTGCGTGTTTGTGATATTGGTTCCGATTCCGATACGTCTGAAATAAACTTTTTCCCCCGGCATTGTGGAGTGTATCTTACCAGTCGGGTCGTTGGAGGCCAAAACGCACGCGTTTTCGAGTTTCCCTGGATGGCATTGGTGGCCACTGAGGAAAGGATGCTCTGCGCTGGAACACTGATCAATCAACGATACGTGCTTACGGCGGCTCACTGCATCCGGAATCCATTGCCGTATGCATTTTCGAAccaaaaaaaatgcaatcacCTTCTAACAGtttataaacttttttttagagACAAGGTGATCCTGGGAGAACATACGATTGGACAGGGCAAGGATTGCAATGAAAACAACGACTGCGCTTTGCCTGTCCGAGAATATAGCGTTGCGTGTGTCATAGTACATCCTGGATTCTCTTTCAGGAGGCTGCACAATGATATTGCTTTGCTTCGTCTGACGGCAAATGTTACATTTGAAGGTAACTTCCTCTCGGGAGATGAAAAAATAGTCACATTTCTCTTCCGTAGATCATATTCAACCGATTTGTTTACCGCACACGGAAGAACTCCGGCGTTATCAACCTCCCCGGTACATCGTCTCCGGATGGGTTGATGACTCCAATGCTCTTTGGAAGGAAATCATGTCTCCCATAGAACCATCAATTTGTGAGCAAAATATAAATAGTTCCCGAATCGCACGCACACGGATTTCCGGTTTGGTTAATGGACAAATCTGCGCAGAACCAAGATATCCAAAGTTGACAGACTCCTGCAGTAGTGATAGTGGCGCTCCGTTAGGCTGGGGTGGCGAACTACACGGGACTCGTTTCGTACAGTTTGGTGTAACTTCGTTTACCATAAGTTGCGTTCAATCGAGTCCCACCGTTTACTCGAATGTTTCTCATTATATGCCATGGATTTACGCAATGATGGCACCATAAGTTGAATAAATTACTGCTTTCTTGTTAGGCTAAACCCATGGTGAAGGTCGCTTCATATCATTTTTAGCcctcagtccgatgtatgtccTCACCAGTTTCGCAAATGTAGCATACAATCAAGCAACTTTGGCAGGATTTTGCGAGTTGCCACTATAGTCGGTAAGTGCAAACAATTAGGGCCAAACTCCTAATGACCGTTTCTCTACAGTCTAACAGACAGAACATTCAAAttggattctttaatcatttcgaatttcgaatattcctttagttgagaCATGGTGCgtgaagacctcagtgtattacaATCGATGATAATGAAATATTCAGAATACTATGATAGCATGATAGCACAAAGGAAACAATGAGAACATTACAAAATGGCAACACAAAGGAgacattaaagaaataaaacatATTAACGCTTGGTTTCGTGGTCTGCGCcagaaaaaaaagaatgaaCAATGGTGATGAAAAGAAGAAAACGAGTAAAATCTATTTATCATTTTCATATGTCCCGTGGTCGTGAACAAATCACTGACAAATCGATATTCGATGCgtcaaaaacttaaaattttactgtctcaGTCCAATAATGCAAACtaatgttgtttactgtccgacgtttcggcctttggtgtaggcctttttcaaggaaaataaaGTCTCACGTTTGTAGTCAAAATGGCGATGTCGGACGCTATTTgattttgactataaacgatTGAGTGCTCAATCGAAGTCGATGTGTGTGGGAAGTGCTTattgtagagtagccgtttttcaaccaactattataaatgttacaccatacttgacgaaaaatatttgtagtcgttggCCGTTcaaaacgttggcctttaacgaaaaataaatgttttgacgagaaaccaattgaccaaaaagccatctctttatttgaaacaacattaacTGGTCGCATCCGCATCAAATAaacgataaattttgtttttcttgaAAATGGCCTACACCAAAGAACGAAGCGTCGAatagtaaacaacattcgtttcCATTGTAAGATCTGGCGAATgaccgtaactaggttaaagccggatataaataaacgatataaaacagaaatattataagactgagacagccgCCATTCCTGATTAAAATTTTACTTTAACTTTTAGACGTGAAAAATACAGTATACTTCAATGGGAGAATCCTGTACAAATAAAAACTCAGTACATTGTTGAGAAAAAAAcacgggtggataatgtcacatacataactggatgacgtgaatacgaataaaacttccATGCATTTTCGCTTCAGAAAATTGTCTTTAGTTTAAACGAATTCTATACCcatttgttatttaaaaaaaacataataacaAAACATTGATGTTGAATCTGATACTATAAGTAAATTGATGGCGACgacgttttttttatatttccacgaAGCGGGGGGATGGGGGGGAGGGTGTCAATCATGTTCGGGAAATTGTTGTATTTGAATCATATAATAATGTACAAGTCATAAATTAAGAAATATGAGGAtacaatgaaacaaaatttcttagGATCTGCTCGGTtttaactgtttgaatttgGAAACTCGAAAATAATAACTGATCGAATTCGTCTACTCATAAAGTTGTAGTATATTGTTATGAGTAaccaaatttttactactcttgTTGTCTATGAAAACTACCATGTATcggaataataatttttttatggaaTTACATAGATGTATAGGTGATCAGGTGACCTCAAAAAGTATCACACATCAGCATTCACATCTCTCTCCTATGAACCGAATGAGAAGTACAAAACTCATACCAAAGAATTTGATCTGTAACAAAGTATGAATAATTTCGCTATAGGCGAGAAAATCATACGAAAGAcagaatttttgcctttctcatatagaaaggttatgcaaggggctggggtccactaggagattgatagtacctattagctctctccggacagtaccagcctagatgccgtgtggaatccggcggaaaaaatgaaccaagaatagatccactgggttcctgcttccatgtcgtaaaaggcgacaattgcaggagtttctttttcctttcagttatcagatattttcaatgttttacttctgattactctattttactaaattatcacttcattcaacctatcaatttccgtct
This genomic window contains:
- the LOC131431747 gene encoding transmembrane protease serine 9-like, which codes for MSRLKLVLCLIVVILRIARWSKATAVECGVPQIGGNELIVHGQETAPGDWPWHVALYHRKARSIDYACGGTIISEQFVLTAAHCVMNKANGFQLSPNRVFVRMGIHDLEQFDPKSAQHHEVGKIHKFANYSRLIDDIALLELSTIIRFNEYVQPACVNLEPNITGVYGTVVGWGLTEDDETAPVLKRAEMPVIDPLTCLKSDRVLFGQTLHEGLFCAGYTNGTSVCNGDSGGGLFIRRANTWFVSGIVSFSQIRAGGTNYCYTKGYGAFTRVERYLAWIREITGMALVPESEVRVCDIGSDSDTSEINFFPRHCGVYLTSRVVGGQNARVFEFPWMALVATEERMLCAGTLINQRYVLTAAHCIRNPLPDKVILGEHTIGQGKDCNENNDCALPVREYSVACVIVHPGFSFRRLHNDIALLRLTANVTFEDHIQPICLPHTEELRRYQPPRYIVSGWVDDSNALWKEIMSPIEPSICEQNINSSRIARTRISGLVNGQICAEPRYPKLTDSCSSDSGAPLGWGGELHGTRFVQFGVTSFTISCVQSSPTVYSNVSHYMPWIYAMMAP